The Kroppenstedtia pulmonis genome has a segment encoding these proteins:
- the trpB gene encoding tryptophan synthase subunit beta, protein MISEKATAERPGRFGKFGGRFVPETLMNALDDLEEGYRRAIVDPQFQDQLKDLLQEYSGRPTPLTLAKGLTRYAGGSRIYLKREDLNHTGAHKINNALGQGLLAQRMGKKKLIAETGAGQHGVATATVAALLGMNCKVFMGMEDVQRQRLNVFRMELLGAEVIPVTSGSRTLKDATSEAIRHWVSHVEDSYYLLGSATGPHPYPEMVRHFQRVIGDETRMQLLEKEGRLPSDIIACVGGGSNAIGMFTAFIEDESVRIHGVEAAGEGLDTSRHAATLTKGSPGVLHGALSYLLQDEKGQVQEAHSISAGLDYPGVGPEHAFLKERGRVRYTTAGDQEALEAVQLLCRTEGILPALESAHAIAEGVKIAQQGDPESLVVICLSGRGDKDVETIQTALEGQV, encoded by the coding sequence ATGATAAGCGAAAAAGCAACAGCGGAACGTCCAGGACGCTTCGGTAAATTCGGAGGTCGGTTTGTGCCCGAAACTTTGATGAATGCCTTGGATGATCTGGAAGAGGGATATCGCAGGGCCATTGTTGATCCTCAATTTCAGGATCAGTTGAAAGACTTGTTACAGGAGTATTCAGGACGTCCGACTCCTTTGACTTTGGCGAAAGGGCTGACCCGTTATGCCGGTGGATCCCGGATTTATCTGAAACGGGAAGATTTAAACCATACCGGTGCCCATAAAATCAATAATGCATTAGGGCAAGGGTTGTTGGCTCAGCGAATGGGAAAAAAGAAATTGATCGCGGAAACAGGAGCCGGGCAACATGGAGTGGCCACAGCCACGGTGGCGGCCTTACTGGGGATGAACTGCAAGGTGTTTATGGGGATGGAGGATGTCCAACGGCAACGGCTCAATGTTTTTCGGATGGAGTTGTTGGGGGCGGAAGTGATTCCGGTGACATCCGGGAGCCGAACATTGAAGGATGCCACCAGTGAAGCGATCCGCCACTGGGTGTCCCATGTGGAGGATTCTTACTATCTGTTGGGCTCCGCAACGGGTCCCCATCCCTATCCGGAAATGGTCCGTCATTTTCAGAGAGTGATCGGAGATGAAACCCGGATGCAACTGCTGGAAAAAGAAGGTCGATTACCCAGTGATATCATTGCCTGCGTCGGTGGCGGCAGTAATGCAATTGGGATGTTTACCGCTTTTATTGAAGATGAGAGCGTTCGTATTCATGGCGTGGAAGCAGCCGGTGAGGGTTTGGATACTTCCCGTCATGCGGCTACGCTGACCAAGGGATCCCCTGGTGTGTTACACGGTGCACTCAGTTATCTTCTACAGGACGAAAAGGGGCAAGTGCAGGAAGCGCACTCCATTTCTGCAGGTTTGGATTACCCGGGAGTGGGTCCGGAACATGCCTTTTTAAAAGAAAGGGGTCGGGTTCGCTATACCACTGCCGGAGATCAGGAAGCATTGGAAGCGGTGCAACTTCTCTGTCGAACCGAAGGAATTCTTCCGGCACTGGAGTCGGCCCATGCAATCGCTGAAGGGGTTAAAATTGCTCAACAGGGAGATCCGGAGTCTCTGGTTGTCATCTGTCTGTCCGGGAGAGGGGACAAGGATGTGGAAACGATTCAAACAGCATTGGAGGGGCAAGTATGA
- the trpA gene encoding tryptophan synthase subunit alpha: MNRIDRAFQTSTLPRLIPFIEAGDPDLETSLELIKVLEEEGACVIELGVPYADPLADGPVIQAASQRALAQGVGLRDVLHLAKRARSEGVEIPLVLFSYYNPIFRQGPNILVQQAKASGIDGFIVPDLPLEESDDLSRLVEKEGMYLIPLVAPTSKERIHRIVTQAKGFVYAVSSLGTTGVRQSFAQGIEEFLDTLRQMSPVPVAVGFGISNGRQVDHLSDYADAAVVGSALIQQIEKLGVSAKEEAWKDIRSFIRELKGNKKVST; encoded by the coding sequence ATGAATCGAATTGATCGTGCTTTTCAAACATCGACTCTCCCCAGGTTGATTCCTTTTATAGAGGCAGGGGATCCGGATTTGGAAACCAGTCTGGAGCTGATTAAAGTATTGGAAGAGGAAGGGGCTTGCGTCATTGAATTGGGAGTTCCCTATGCTGATCCTTTGGCTGACGGACCGGTCATTCAAGCAGCATCACAACGGGCTTTGGCACAGGGAGTAGGCTTAAGGGACGTCTTACATTTGGCAAAAAGAGCTCGATCAGAGGGTGTGGAAATACCTTTGGTTCTCTTTTCTTACTACAATCCAATTTTTCGCCAAGGTCCCAATATTTTGGTTCAACAAGCAAAGGCAAGTGGAATCGATGGGTTCATTGTGCCTGATCTTCCCTTGGAAGAGTCGGATGATCTTTCCCGGCTCGTTGAAAAAGAAGGGATGTACCTGATTCCCCTTGTGGCTCCTACCTCTAAAGAGCGGATTCACCGGATCGTCACACAGGCGAAGGGTTTTGTTTATGCGGTTTCTTCTCTTGGAACGACAGGAGTTCGCCAATCCTTTGCCCAGGGAATAGAGGAGTTTCTGGATACCCTTCGGCAGATGAGTCCGGTACCGGTGGCAGTCGGATTTGGTATTTCCAATGGGCGGCAGGTGGATCACCTATCCGATTATGCCGATGCAGCGGTAGTGGGCAGTGCTTTAATCCAGCAGATAGAGAAGCTGGGGGTTTCTGCAAAGGAAGAGGCATGGAAGGATATCCGTTCGTTTATACGTGAGCTAAAAGGGAATAAAAAAGTTTCCACTTGA
- the hisC gene encoding histidinol-phosphate transaminase, with amino-acid sequence MKTKPALKGLPVYEPGKPLEEVKRELGLNEVIKLASNENPYGCSQSVWESLMEERELFNLYPEGEAPELREELAGFLGVDPDRLLFGNGSDEIVQMIARAYLEPGAEAVMADKTFSRYKTQVLIEGSKPVEVPLVDGKHDLEAMARAATERTRIIWVCNPNNPTGTIISRQEWVNFLNRIPEHVLVVLDEAYKEYVTDPDYPDSVHWAKDHPRLIVLRTFSKIYGLASFRIGYGITSPEIVAELNRVREPFNANRLAQRAARAALQDQDFVSHCREQNRRGIEEIQTRLDQWGLSYYPTQGNFILLDTRQPSDTVFHCLLKRGIIVRSGTPLGFPTHIRVTIGKPEQNKRFLDELAKCLHLPRPEKEF; translated from the coding sequence ATGAAAACGAAACCTGCCCTGAAAGGGCTACCTGTTTACGAACCCGGAAAACCTTTGGAAGAGGTTAAACGGGAATTGGGTTTAAACGAAGTGATCAAACTGGCATCCAATGAGAATCCATACGGTTGTTCCCAAAGTGTATGGGAATCCCTGATGGAAGAACGGGAGTTATTCAATTTGTATCCGGAGGGGGAAGCCCCGGAGTTACGAGAGGAACTGGCCGGATTTCTGGGTGTGGACCCGGATCGGCTCCTGTTTGGCAACGGTTCGGATGAAATTGTTCAAATGATCGCCCGGGCATACTTGGAGCCGGGAGCGGAAGCTGTGATGGCGGATAAAACTTTTTCCCGGTATAAGACACAGGTGTTGATTGAGGGAAGCAAACCGGTAGAGGTTCCATTGGTGGACGGAAAGCATGACTTAGAGGCGATGGCCCGTGCCGCCACTGAAAGAACACGGATTATCTGGGTCTGTAACCCCAATAATCCCACTGGAACAATCATATCCCGGCAAGAATGGGTCAACTTTCTAAACCGGATACCGGAACATGTGTTAGTGGTATTGGATGAAGCTTACAAGGAATATGTCACGGATCCTGACTACCCAGACTCTGTACACTGGGCTAAGGATCATCCCCGCTTGATTGTTTTGCGTACTTTTTCCAAAATATATGGACTGGCTTCTTTCCGGATTGGCTATGGGATCACTTCACCAGAGATAGTGGCTGAACTGAACCGAGTCCGGGAGCCTTTCAATGCCAACCGCTTAGCACAACGTGCCGCCCGTGCCGCCTTGCAGGATCAAGACTTTGTGAGTCATTGCCGGGAGCAAAATCGAAGGGGGATCGAAGAGATTCAAACCCGGTTGGACCAATGGGGACTTTCTTATTATCCGACACAGGGGAATTTCATCTTGCTGGATACCCGCCAACCTTCTGATACGGTGTTCCATTGCTTATTAAAACGGGGCATCATTGTCCGTTCCGGTACACCCTTGGGCTTTCCTACCCATATTCGGGTAACAATAGGGAAGCCGGAACAAAATAAGCGCTTTCTGGATGAATTGGCCAAGTGCCTCCATTTGCCCCGACCGGAGAAAGAGTTCTGA
- a CDS encoding prephenate dehydrogenase, which produces MEKAAVLGVGLIGGSLALGLKERGNVEVCGYDGSSQTLRLAESSGVIHYGCHKVADAVKDADYIFLALPVGATLPLLEELAAMDLKPGCILSDVGSTKGRVMELAASLPRISRNFIGGHPMAGSHQSGVKAARSLLFENAYYVLTPPQNGSMSQVQRLSRLLSKATRAKLVIMDPDHHDRVVGAISHLPHILAAALVNQVEGYNRSNEWFLRLAAGGFRDLTRIAASDPVMWRDVLMSNREALLELMGDWIREMDLIHQALKAGDSRKIESFFCKAKASREKLPDRKQGVIAPVFECYVDVPDHPGEIGKVASLLGEWNISISNIGVIESREDGAGVLRLVFQGEKDHQKAKRVLRSNGLTVIDLNEQEKGGENTK; this is translated from the coding sequence ATGGAAAAAGCAGCGGTGTTGGGAGTTGGACTGATCGGCGGCTCGTTGGCTTTAGGATTGAAAGAGCGGGGAAATGTGGAGGTTTGCGGGTATGATGGGTCCTCTCAAACTCTTCGGTTGGCGGAATCATCCGGCGTGATCCACTATGGCTGTCATAAGGTGGCAGACGCGGTGAAAGATGCGGACTACATTTTTTTGGCGTTACCGGTGGGAGCGACTCTCCCCTTGTTGGAAGAATTGGCGGCCATGGATCTGAAACCCGGCTGTATCTTGTCCGATGTGGGAAGTACCAAGGGACGGGTCATGGAGCTTGCTGCAAGTCTTCCTCGTATCAGCCGCAATTTCATCGGAGGTCATCCCATGGCAGGATCCCATCAGTCAGGAGTGAAAGCAGCTCGCTCTCTCCTCTTTGAAAATGCCTATTATGTATTGACACCTCCCCAAAATGGGTCCATGTCCCAGGTGCAACGATTGAGTCGGCTTTTATCCAAGGCGACACGGGCTAAATTGGTTATTATGGATCCGGATCACCATGACCGGGTGGTGGGGGCGATCAGTCACTTACCGCATATCCTGGCAGCGGCATTAGTAAACCAGGTTGAAGGATACAATCGGTCAAACGAGTGGTTTCTTCGTTTGGCTGCCGGGGGATTTCGCGATCTGACACGGATCGCCGCCAGTGACCCGGTGATGTGGCGAGATGTACTGATGAGTAATCGGGAGGCACTTCTGGAGCTGATGGGTGATTGGATTCGGGAAATGGATCTGATTCATCAGGCTCTGAAAGCCGGAGACTCACGGAAAATAGAATCATTTTTTTGTAAGGCCAAAGCATCCCGTGAAAAGTTGCCGGATCGGAAGCAAGGGGTAATCGCACCGGTGTTTGAGTGTTATGTAGATGTTCCCGATCACCCGGGGGAAATTGGCAAGGTGGCTTCCCTATTGGGAGAGTGGAATATCAGTATCAGTAATATCGGGGTTATCGAAAGTCGGGAAGATGGTGCAGGAGTGTTGCGTTTGGTTTTTCAGGGAGAAAAAGATCATCAGAAGGCAAAAAGGGTGTTGCGGTCTAACGGGTTAACGGTGATTGATCTAAATGAACAGGAAAAGGGAGGGGAGAACACCAAATGA
- the aroA gene encoding 3-phosphoshikimate 1-carboxyvinyltransferase, whose protein sequence is MMDMKPQGSLKGEVRVPGDKSISHRAVMFGAVAMGETQVDGFLPGDDCWNTVACFRQMGVQIRQEGPTSLTVTGRGWKGLREPANLLDVGNSGTAIRLLLGVLAGCSFHSVVVGDQSIARRPMDRVIQPLRQMGARIDGRENGSFTPLSVRGGNLHGIHYVSPVASAQVKSCLLLAGLQGTGETIVEEPSQSRDHTERMLSSFGVELSAEGRRVSLQGGQTLIGRSVRVPGDISSAAFLMVAALIVPGSRITIRDVGLNPTRTGVIDALRSMGGDINVQETGQWTGEPVGDVTVTYSELQGVEISGDLIPRLIDEIPVLAVAATQAKGTTVIKDAAELKVKETNRIDATAQELRKLGAQVEETEDGLIIHGKTDLTRALCDSRGDHRIGMAVAVAGLATPKGVQVQNAEAIDISFPGFEAIWSHL, encoded by the coding sequence ATAATGGACATGAAGCCCCAAGGATCATTGAAAGGAGAGGTTCGTGTTCCTGGTGACAAATCCATATCCCACAGGGCCGTGATGTTTGGGGCCGTTGCAATGGGAGAAACCCAGGTGGATGGTTTTTTGCCAGGAGATGATTGTTGGAACACAGTAGCTTGTTTTCGTCAAATGGGTGTACAGATCCGGCAGGAAGGCCCTACATCGCTGACAGTGACGGGAAGAGGATGGAAGGGCCTGCGGGAGCCGGCAAACTTGCTGGATGTAGGAAATTCCGGTACTGCAATCCGGTTATTACTCGGCGTCCTGGCCGGGTGTTCCTTTCATTCTGTGGTGGTTGGTGATCAATCCATTGCCCGAAGGCCGATGGACCGGGTGATTCAACCTTTGCGTCAGATGGGAGCCCGGATTGATGGTCGGGAAAATGGATCTTTTACTCCTTTGAGTGTACGGGGAGGAAACCTGCATGGAATCCATTATGTAAGCCCGGTTGCCAGTGCTCAGGTAAAATCCTGTCTTTTATTGGCGGGTCTCCAGGGAACCGGGGAGACCATTGTGGAGGAACCTTCTCAATCCCGGGATCATACAGAACGGATGCTTTCCTCCTTTGGTGTGGAGCTGTCGGCAGAGGGGAGACGGGTATCCTTGCAAGGAGGACAAACTCTGATTGGGAGGTCTGTCCGTGTTCCGGGGGATATTTCTTCTGCTGCTTTTTTGATGGTGGCAGCTTTGATTGTACCGGGAAGTCGGATCACGATCCGAGATGTGGGGTTGAATCCTACCCGTACGGGGGTGATCGATGCTCTCAGATCCATGGGTGGGGATATAAACGTACAAGAGACCGGTCAATGGACCGGGGAGCCGGTGGGAGATGTAACTGTCACTTACAGTGAGCTTCAGGGAGTGGAGATCAGCGGAGATCTGATTCCCCGTCTGATCGATGAAATCCCTGTGTTGGCAGTTGCCGCCACCCAAGCAAAGGGAACCACGGTGATCAAGGATGCGGCGGAGCTGAAAGTGAAGGAAACCAACCGGATTGATGCGACGGCTCAGGAATTGAGAAAGCTGGGAGCCCAAGTAGAGGAGACAGAGGATGGTTTGATTATTCATGGAAAGACGGATTTGACAAGGGCTTTGTGTGACAGCCGGGGAGATCACCGTATCGGAATGGCAGTGGCCGTTGCCGGATTGGCAACACCCAAGGGTGTTCAGGTCCAAAATGCGGAGGCGATCGATATTTCCTTTCCCGGCTTTGAAGCGATATGGAGTCACTTATGA
- a CDS encoding ReoY family proteolytic degradation factor — translation MSECVTVSEKKEFIQWFLSRHELQKREAAWLLNYLCSDDQLLKKTHFVNSLQQLNKTMTISARCVQMPPFQFTKNNRITNDVETAFYDIRSCPREDLYINLFFKERSSCPEYAAVQEVNPMEKQDFVQDSVISLFAELILDQVVREYREKDLYRQIDEALVRGDEKQFLQLTEQWLAIMEMRK, via the coding sequence ATGAGTGAATGTGTGACGGTCTCGGAGAAAAAGGAGTTTATCCAATGGTTTTTAAGTCGGCATGAACTTCAAAAACGGGAGGCGGCTTGGCTTCTTAATTATTTGTGTTCCGACGACCAACTTCTGAAGAAAACCCATTTCGTAAACAGTTTACAGCAATTGAACAAAACCATGACAATTTCAGCCCGATGTGTTCAAATGCCCCCGTTTCAATTTACCAAAAACAATCGGATCACCAATGATGTGGAAACGGCATTTTACGATATTAGAAGTTGTCCCCGTGAAGACCTGTATATCAACCTTTTCTTCAAGGAGCGATCCAGCTGTCCAGAATATGCCGCTGTACAGGAGGTTAATCCCATGGAGAAACAGGATTTTGTGCAGGATTCTGTTATCAGTCTGTTCGCTGAGCTTATTTTGGATCAGGTTGTTCGCGAGTATAGGGAAAAAGATTTATATCGGCAGATTGATGAAGCATTGGTCAGGGGAGACGAAAAGCAATTCTTACAATTAACCGAACAATGGTTAGCCATCATGGAAATGAGGAAATAA
- a CDS encoding DUF2487 family protein → MKPADLESKDWEQWAPYVDTVCIPVYQIRISDRKPDLREMKWMEQVSHRLEGELRGRLLLLPPIAYGSSNPKLLAPYLEGVAEELREARFHHLILLFPRHDRIMEDWNLKDSQGFTPMALEKEVDDLDKVVKTLVRQIVDLWDN, encoded by the coding sequence ATGAAACCGGCAGACTTGGAATCAAAGGATTGGGAGCAGTGGGCTCCATATGTGGATACTGTGTGCATCCCGGTTTATCAGATTCGGATTTCGGATAGGAAACCGGATCTTAGGGAAATGAAATGGATGGAGCAGGTCAGCCATCGATTAGAAGGGGAGTTGAGGGGGCGACTGTTGTTGCTGCCTCCCATTGCTTACGGTTCATCCAATCCCAAGTTGCTGGCTCCATATTTGGAGGGGGTAGCAGAGGAATTGCGGGAAGCCCGTTTTCATCATCTGATACTCCTTTTTCCAAGACATGATCGGATCATGGAAGATTGGAATCTGAAGGATTCTCAGGGATTTACACCGATGGCCCTGGAAAAGGAGGTTGATGATCTCGATAAAGTGGTGAAAACCCTTGTCCGACAGATTGTCGATCTTTGGGACAACTAA
- a CDS encoding ubiquinol-cytochrome c reductase iron-sulfur subunit, with the protein MSEKQNQSKKPGISRRKFLTYTIASTGGFLASGVLFPMIRFAIDPMLQKGADTEFVDIGPVEEFSEKPKSVEFHIKRKDGWYEPEGGEKATAWVMKTGAEVLALSPICKHLGCTVNWEGGGNPNHFYCPCHGGLYTKDGVNVPGTPPNGPLDVYASKVEGGRLLLGPIKQRG; encoded by the coding sequence GTGAGCGAAAAACAGAATCAATCAAAGAAGCCGGGTATCTCACGGCGTAAGTTTTTAACTTACACCATTGCGAGTACCGGCGGTTTCCTCGCCTCAGGTGTTTTGTTCCCCATGATTCGCTTTGCCATCGATCCGATGTTGCAAAAAGGGGCCGATACAGAGTTTGTGGATATCGGTCCGGTGGAGGAATTTAGTGAAAAACCTAAGTCCGTGGAATTCCACATCAAGCGAAAAGATGGCTGGTATGAGCCCGAGGGTGGAGAAAAGGCAACTGCATGGGTGATGAAAACCGGTGCAGAAGTACTGGCCCTGTCCCCGATCTGCAAGCATTTGGGATGTACGGTCAACTGGGAGGGCGGCGGTAATCCAAATCATTTTTACTGCCCTTGCCACGGCGGATTGTATACCAAAGACGGAGTGAACGTCCCAGGTACACCGCCCAACGGACCATTGGATGTATATGCATCCAAGGTGGAAGGCGGCCGGTTGCTCTTGGGGCCGATCAAGCAGAGAGGGTGA
- the qcrB gene encoding menaquinol-cytochrome c reductase cytochrome b subunit: protein MLKNVYEWIDKRLDITPMWRDIADHEVPEHVNPAHHFSAFIYCFGGLTFFIVVIQILSGMFLTMYYVPDIENAHKSVEFLQNEIAFGQIVRGMHHWGASVAIVMLFLHTLRVFFTGSYKHPREFNWVVGMLIFFTMLGLGFTGYLLPWDNKAYFATKVGVEIAASVPFLGDYIATFLQGGEVVGAQTLARFFALHVFFLPGALLGLLGAHFFLIRKQGISGPL, encoded by the coding sequence ATGCTGAAAAATGTATATGAATGGATTGACAAGCGTCTGGATATCACCCCGATGTGGCGTGACATCGCTGATCATGAGGTTCCGGAACATGTTAACCCCGCCCACCATTTTTCCGCGTTTATTTACTGTTTTGGCGGGTTAACCTTTTTTATCGTGGTTATCCAGATCCTTTCCGGAATGTTTCTGACCATGTACTATGTTCCGGATATCGAAAACGCTCATAAAAGTGTTGAGTTCCTGCAAAATGAGATCGCATTCGGACAGATTGTCCGGGGAATGCATCACTGGGGAGCCAGTGTGGCCATTGTGATGTTGTTCCTACATACCCTTCGGGTGTTCTTCACAGGGTCTTACAAACATCCCCGTGAGTTCAACTGGGTGGTTGGAATGTTGATTTTCTTTACCATGTTGGGGCTTGGTTTCACGGGTTATCTGTTGCCCTGGGACAACAAAGCGTACTTTGCAACCAAGGTAGGGGTAGAGATTGCGGCGAGTGTCCCGTTTCTTGGGGATTACATCGCCACATTCCTGCAAGGGGGAGAAGTCGTCGGGGCACAGACGTTGGCGCGCTTTTTTGCCTTACACGTCTTTTTCCTCCCGGGTGCTCTTTTGGGTCTTTTAGGTGCCCACTTCTTCCTGATTCGGAAGCAAGGCATTTCGGGGCCGTTATAA